One genomic window of Pungitius pungitius chromosome 11, fPunPun2.1, whole genome shotgun sequence includes the following:
- the mindy3 gene encoding ubiquitin carboxyl-terminal hydrolase MINDY-3 isoform X2 → MGPRSSSPIEGFVFCENEHTALEQFEGGPCAVLAPVQAFILKNILFNRDSSNWKQMTEEEQKNALCSTLSEILELACSSPSTGLCLVTWAKGQGPQTSTHNNTQTQSQPQDIQVPESSQPPPEQQPTALAAEDLGFEQFHSALHKRSVMSVSSLREEVLSLYHTWRGCCGVLLFLYSVILTKGIENIKNEIQDTMEPLIDPVHGHGSQSLVNLLVTGHAVSNVWDGDRECSGMKLHGIHEQASVGFLTLMESLRYCKVGTFLKSPKFPIWILGSETHLSVFFSKEMSLVGPESPSEQARRVFQSFDPEDNGFIPDSLLEDVMKALDLVSEPEYVSLVKSKLDPENLGIILLGPFLLEFFPDQDSGIPDSFPVYHYNGLKQSNHNEKVEYVEGTALVLGFEDPMVRTDDTPVKRCLQTRWPYIELLWTTDRSPSLN, encoded by the exons ATGGGCCCAAG GTCTTCCTCTCCAATTGAAG gatttgttttttgtgagaATGAACATACAGCACTGGAGCAGTTTGAAGGCGGGCCGTGCGCGGTCCTTGCACCGGTACAG gCTTTCATCCTAAAGAACATTCTCTTCAACAGAGACAGTTCCAACTGGAAACAGATGACAG AGGAGGAGCAAAAAAACGCACTGTGTTCCACGCTGAGTGAAATCCTGGAGTTGGCCTGCTCCAGCCCTTCCACAGGGCTCTGCCTGGTGACCTGGGCCAAGGGACAAGGCCCACAAACTagcacacacaataacacacagacacagtctcAACCGCAGGACATACAAGTGCCAGAGAGCAGCCAGCCCCCACCAGAACAGCAACCCA CTGCCTTGGCTGCTGAAGACCTTGGTTTTGAGCAATTCCACAGTGCCCTCCA CAAGCGGAGTGTAATGTCAGTGTCAAGTCTCAGAGAGGAGGTGTTGTCGCTCTACCACACCTGGAGGGGGTGCTGTGGAGTCCTGCTATTCCTCTATTCAGTTATCCTCACCAAG GGCATAgagaatataaaaaatgagATCCAAGACACAATGGAGCCTCTCATTGACCCTGTGCATGGCCATGGCAG TCAGAGTCTGGTGAACCTCCTTGTAACGGGCCATGCTGTCTCTAATGTCTGGGATGGAGACAGGGAGTGCTCTGGCATGA AACTGCATGGTATTCATGAACAAGCATCAGTTGGTTTCCTCACACTTATGGAATCTCTCCGCTACTGCAAG gTCGGAACATTCCTCAAGTCTCCAAAGTTCCCAATTTGGATCCTTGGCAGTGAAACTcacctctctgtgtttttttccaag GAGATGTCCCTGGTGGGTCCAGAGTCTCCATCCGAACAGGCGAGGAGGGTCTTCCAGTCATTTGATCCCGAAG atAATGGCTTCATCCCAGATTCTCTTCTGGAGGACGTGATGAAAGCCCTTGACCTTGTCTCCGAGCCTGAATA TGTCAGTCTGGTGAAGAGCAAACTGGATCCAGAGAATTTGGGCATTATTCTTCTTGGACCGTTCCTGTTGGAGTTTTTCCctgatcag GATTCAGGAATCCCAGACTCATTCCCCGTCTACCACTACAACGGACTCAAACAGTCCAACCACAACGAGAAG GTGGAATACGTAGAAGGAACGGCTTTGGTTCTGGGTTTTGAGGACCCCATGGTGCGGACGGACGACACTCCGGTCAAGCGCTGCCTACAGACCAGGTGGCCCTACATCGAGCTCCTGTGGACCACCGACCGCTCCCCATCACTGAACTAG
- the mindy3 gene encoding ubiquitin carboxyl-terminal hydrolase MINDY-3 isoform X1 — MSDLSKEVVDLVWGRPSSGGVSASIFRRWAQGFVFCENEHTALEQFEGGPCAVLAPVQAFILKNILFNRDSSNWKQMTEEEQKNALCSTLSEILELACSSPSTGLCLVTWAKGQGPQTSTHNNTQTQSQPQDIQVPESSQPPPEQQPTALAAEDLGFEQFHSALHKRSVMSVSSLREEVLSLYHTWRGCCGVLLFLYSVILTKGIENIKNEIQDTMEPLIDPVHGHGSQSLVNLLVTGHAVSNVWDGDRECSGMKLHGIHEQASVGFLTLMESLRYCKVGTFLKSPKFPIWILGSETHLSVFFSKEMSLVGPESPSEQARRVFQSFDPEDNGFIPDSLLEDVMKALDLVSEPEYVSLVKSKLDPENLGIILLGPFLLEFFPDQDSGIPDSFPVYHYNGLKQSNHNEKVEYVEGTALVLGFEDPMVRTDDTPVKRCLQTRWPYIELLWTTDRSPSLN; from the exons ATGTCCGATTTAAGTAAGGAGGTGGTGGATTTGGTTTGGGGGAGACCTTCAAGTGGAGGAGTGTCTGCCTCCATCTTCCGTAGATGGGCCCAAG gatttgttttttgtgagaATGAACATACAGCACTGGAGCAGTTTGAAGGCGGGCCGTGCGCGGTCCTTGCACCGGTACAG gCTTTCATCCTAAAGAACATTCTCTTCAACAGAGACAGTTCCAACTGGAAACAGATGACAG AGGAGGAGCAAAAAAACGCACTGTGTTCCACGCTGAGTGAAATCCTGGAGTTGGCCTGCTCCAGCCCTTCCACAGGGCTCTGCCTGGTGACCTGGGCCAAGGGACAAGGCCCACAAACTagcacacacaataacacacagacacagtctcAACCGCAGGACATACAAGTGCCAGAGAGCAGCCAGCCCCCACCAGAACAGCAACCCA CTGCCTTGGCTGCTGAAGACCTTGGTTTTGAGCAATTCCACAGTGCCCTCCA CAAGCGGAGTGTAATGTCAGTGTCAAGTCTCAGAGAGGAGGTGTTGTCGCTCTACCACACCTGGAGGGGGTGCTGTGGAGTCCTGCTATTCCTCTATTCAGTTATCCTCACCAAG GGCATAgagaatataaaaaatgagATCCAAGACACAATGGAGCCTCTCATTGACCCTGTGCATGGCCATGGCAG TCAGAGTCTGGTGAACCTCCTTGTAACGGGCCATGCTGTCTCTAATGTCTGGGATGGAGACAGGGAGTGCTCTGGCATGA AACTGCATGGTATTCATGAACAAGCATCAGTTGGTTTCCTCACACTTATGGAATCTCTCCGCTACTGCAAG gTCGGAACATTCCTCAAGTCTCCAAAGTTCCCAATTTGGATCCTTGGCAGTGAAACTcacctctctgtgtttttttccaag GAGATGTCCCTGGTGGGTCCAGAGTCTCCATCCGAACAGGCGAGGAGGGTCTTCCAGTCATTTGATCCCGAAG atAATGGCTTCATCCCAGATTCTCTTCTGGAGGACGTGATGAAAGCCCTTGACCTTGTCTCCGAGCCTGAATA TGTCAGTCTGGTGAAGAGCAAACTGGATCCAGAGAATTTGGGCATTATTCTTCTTGGACCGTTCCTGTTGGAGTTTTTCCctgatcag GATTCAGGAATCCCAGACTCATTCCCCGTCTACCACTACAACGGACTCAAACAGTCCAACCACAACGAGAAG GTGGAATACGTAGAAGGAACGGCTTTGGTTCTGGGTTTTGAGGACCCCATGGTGCGGACGGACGACACTCCGGTCAAGCGCTGCCTACAGACCAGGTGGCCCTACATCGAGCTCCTGTGGACCACCGACCGCTCCCCATCACTGAACTAG